One Phaseolus vulgaris cultivar G19833 chromosome 11, P. vulgaris v2.0, whole genome shotgun sequence genomic window carries:
- the LOC137836735 gene encoding uncharacterized protein — protein MGAQSLVAKSDSQLVTGQVTGEYQAKDPQMAAYLRYVEMLKGAFAAFELVHVPREQNGRADLLAKLASSGKGGKQMTVIQETLKTPRKFVADNRVDILHISTARGKPRSHRSLIQDMVRAPRISTYAASPEGEKGVHVCALEDGDTWMTPYRRYIADGILPAKPGEGKKIKKNSARYTLVEGVIFRHGFTHPILTCVSGDECMRIMSELHEGICGSHVGGRSLASKVIRAGFYLPSVREDCVR, from the coding sequence atgGGCGCTCAAAGCCTCGTGGCGAAGAGTGATTCCCAgttggtcacaggacaagtaacaggggAGTACCAGGCGAAGGATCCGCAGATGGCTGCGTACTTGAGGTACGTCGAAATGTTGAAGGGAGCCTTCGCtgcgtttgagctggtgcatgtccctagaGAACAAAATggcagagctgacctgcttgcgaagctggccagctcaggcaaggggggaaagcAGATGACAgtcatccaagagacgctcaaaacgCCGCGAAAGTTCGTAGCCGACAACAGGGTGGATATCCTTCACATTAGCACAGCAAGAGGAAAACCAAGGAGCCATCGCTCTTTGATTCAAGATATGGTGAGGGCACCCCGCATCAGCACCTACGCGGCCTCGCCCGAGGGAGAGAAGGGTGTGCATGTATGCGCCTTGGAGGACGGCGACACGTGGATGACGCCTTATAGGCGATACATTGCAGATGGAATTCTCCCAGCAAAGCCTGGAGAAGggaagaagataaagaagaactctgcAAGGTACACCCTCGTTGAAGGAGTGATATTTAGGCATGGGTTCACGCACCCAATTCTGACATGTgtgagtggcgacgagtgtatgAGGATCATGTCAGAGCTTCACGAGGGGATTTGCGGAAGCCACGTGGGGGGAAGATCattagcctccaaggtgattCGAGCAGGGTTTTATTTGCCATCAGTGAGGGAAGATTGTGTAAGATAg